The following are encoded in a window of Suncus etruscus isolate mSunEtr1 chromosome 16, mSunEtr1.pri.cur, whole genome shotgun sequence genomic DNA:
- the LOC126032541 gene encoding growth-regulated protein homolog gamma-like produces the protein MAPAATPAAAPRTPRILQAALLLLLLVAACPPTAGAPVASELRCQCLETVRGIHFKNIQSVTVTPPGPHCSQTEVITTLKNGQEVCLDPEAPMVKKLIEKILKK, from the exons ATGGCACCCGCCGCGACCCCCGCTGCTGCACCCCGCACTCCCCGGATCCTGCAGGCAGCCCTGCTGCTCCTGCTCCTGGTCGCCGCCTGCCCACCCACTGCAG GGGCACCCGTGGCCTCTGAACTACGCTGCCAGTGCTTGGAGACCGTGCGGGGGATTCACTTCAAGAACATCCAGAGCGTGACTGTCACCCCCCCGGGACCCCACTGCTCGCAAACTGAAGTCAT AACCACTCTCAAGAATGGCCAGGAAGTGTGTCTTGATCCAGAAGCCCCCATGGTTAAGAAACTCATAGAAAAGATCCTTAAAAAGTGA
- the LOC126032263 gene encoding growth-regulated protein homolog gamma-like, whose translation MAPATTPAAPRTPRILRAALLLLLLVAACRPAAGAPVGSELRCHCLETVRGIHFKNIQSVTVTPPGPHCSQTEVLTTLKNGQEVCLDPEAPMVKKLIEKMLKKSQSS comes from the exons ATGGCACCTGCCACGACCCCCGCTGCACCCCGCACTCCCCGGATCCTGCGGGCAGCCCTGCTGCTCCTGCTCCTGGTCGCCGCCTGCCGACCCGCTGCAG GGGCACCCGTGGGCTCTGAACTGCGCTGCCACTGCTTGGAGACCGTGCGGGGGATTCACTTCAAGAACATCCAGAGCGTGACTGTCACCCCCCCGGGACCCCACTGCTCGCAAACCGAAGTCTT AACCACTCTCAAGAATGGCCAGGAAGTGTGTCTTGATCCAGAAGCCCCCATGGTTAAGAAACTCATAGAAAAGATGCTTAAAAA GAGCCAATCAAGCTAG